Proteins encoded together in one Balaenoptera ricei isolate mBalRic1 chromosome 2, mBalRic1.hap2, whole genome shotgun sequence window:
- the OTUB2 gene encoding ubiquitin thioesterase OTUB2 isoform X2 has protein sequence MSEASFNLISEKCDILSILRDHPENRIYQRKIQELSKRFTAIRKTKGDGNCFYRALGYSYLESLLGKSREILKFKERVLQTPNDLLAAGFEEHKFQNFFNAFYSVVELVEKDSSVSSLLKVFNDQSSSDRIVQFLRLLTSAFIRNRADFFRHFIDEEMDIRDFCTHEVEPMAMECDHIQITALSQALNIALQVEYVDEMDTALNHHVFPEAAIPSVYLLYKTSHYNILYAADKR, from the exons AGTGAAGCATCTTTCAACCTAATATCAGAAAAATGTGACATTCTATCAATTCTTCGGGATCATCCTGAAAACAGGATTTACCAGAGGAAAATCCAG GAGCTCAGCAAAAGGTTCACTGCGATCCGCAAGACCAAGGGGGACGGGAACTGCTTCTACCGGGCCTTGGGCTACTCCTACCTGGAATCTCTGCTGGGGAAGAGCAGGGAGATACTCAA GTTCAAAGAGCGGGTACTGCAGACCCCAAACGACCTTCTGGCTGCTGGCTTCGAGGAGCACAAGTTCCAAAACTTCTTTAATGCT TTTTACAGCGTGGTAGAGCTCGTGGAGAAGGACAGCTCCGTGTCCAGCCTGCTGAAGGTGTTCAACGACCAGAGCTCCTCGGACCGCATCGTGCAGTTCCTGCGCCTGCTCACGTCAGCCTTCATCAGGAACCGCGCCGACTTCTTCCGACATTTCATCGACGAGGAGATGGACATCAGAGACTTCTGCACTCAT GAAGTGGAGCCCATGGCCATGGAGTGTGACCACATCCAGATCACGGCCCTGTCCCAGGCACTGAACATTGCCCTGCAGGTGGAATATGTGGACGAAATGGACACGGCCCTGAACCACCACGTGTTCCCCGAGGCTGCCATCCCTTCCGTTTACCTGCTCTATAAAACATCCCACTACAACATCCTTTATGCAGCCGATAAACGTTGA
- the OTUB2 gene encoding ubiquitin thioesterase OTUB2 isoform X1, with translation MRVEPLAQSEASFNLISEKCDILSILRDHPENRIYQRKIQELSKRFTAIRKTKGDGNCFYRALGYSYLESLLGKSREILKFKERVLQTPNDLLAAGFEEHKFQNFFNAFYSVVELVEKDSSVSSLLKVFNDQSSSDRIVQFLRLLTSAFIRNRADFFRHFIDEEMDIRDFCTHEVEPMAMECDHIQITALSQALNIALQVEYVDEMDTALNHHVFPEAAIPSVYLLYKTSHYNILYAADKR, from the exons AGTGAAGCATCTTTCAACCTAATATCAGAAAAATGTGACATTCTATCAATTCTTCGGGATCATCCTGAAAACAGGATTTACCAGAGGAAAATCCAG GAGCTCAGCAAAAGGTTCACTGCGATCCGCAAGACCAAGGGGGACGGGAACTGCTTCTACCGGGCCTTGGGCTACTCCTACCTGGAATCTCTGCTGGGGAAGAGCAGGGAGATACTCAA GTTCAAAGAGCGGGTACTGCAGACCCCAAACGACCTTCTGGCTGCTGGCTTCGAGGAGCACAAGTTCCAAAACTTCTTTAATGCT TTTTACAGCGTGGTAGAGCTCGTGGAGAAGGACAGCTCCGTGTCCAGCCTGCTGAAGGTGTTCAACGACCAGAGCTCCTCGGACCGCATCGTGCAGTTCCTGCGCCTGCTCACGTCAGCCTTCATCAGGAACCGCGCCGACTTCTTCCGACATTTCATCGACGAGGAGATGGACATCAGAGACTTCTGCACTCAT GAAGTGGAGCCCATGGCCATGGAGTGTGACCACATCCAGATCACGGCCCTGTCCCAGGCACTGAACATTGCCCTGCAGGTGGAATATGTGGACGAAATGGACACGGCCCTGAACCACCACGTGTTCCCCGAGGCTGCCATCCCTTCCGTTTACCTGCTCTATAAAACATCCCACTACAACATCCTTTATGCAGCCGATAAACGTTGA